The genomic region TGCAAGGATGATCTTGCTAACGGTCCATTTCCGGCAAATGTTACAGCTCAAGATACTGGACATAGTCCATAATCCCCTCCGAAACAGTGAATCTCGGGACATAGCCAAGCAGAACACGAGCTCCGTCGATTGATGCCCGCGTATGGTTCTGATAAAAGTCATACGGGTTGTCAAAGTAGTCTGGCGTCATCTGAAGCTTGAGCGCGCGATTCAGCGTTTCGACGATATCGTTAAAGGATGTTTCGACACCAGTCCCCACGTTCACAATTCCGGAAGATTCCGCAGATAGCGCAAGAATATTTGCCTCAACCACATCTTTCACATAGACATGGTCCCTGCCCTGTTCACCCCATTTGAAAATTCTGGGATTTTTCCCTTCTCGCATTTGCAGGTAGAGCTGATAGATCATGCTGGCAAATTTTCCCTTGTGCCCTTCCCCGGGTCCAAAAACATTAAAATAGCGAAGTCCGATCACCGGACGGGAAAACTCCCGGGCAGCCTTGCGGGCCATGTTGTCCATAATCATCTTTGAAAATCCATACACATTCAGAGGGTTCGGGGACTGGTCTTCACTCTGGGGACTCGCATTGTTTCCGTAAACTGCAGCGGAAGACGCATATACAATCCGGCAGGAATAACGGGCAGCATAAGAGAGAATATTTCGGAACCCTTCGACATTCCTCCAGATCATCTGGCGCTGGTCGGAGACGGTTGTATCCGTGATGGACGCTTCATGGATAATCGCATCAAATGGAGGGCGGTTGTGGAACAGACTGACGAGATCCATCGAGGCGATGTCGCCGCAATGGAAATCTCCCCTGAAGGAGACAAGATTTTTAAAGGTTCCGGAAGACATATCGTCAATGACGGTCACATCATGACGGTCTTTTTCCAACCGCAAGACGATGTTGGAACCTACAAAACCGGCCCCTCCGGTAACAAGATAACGCATGATCGGACCCCTTCCCTCTGGATGTAATGTATATAACTGAACCTGTAGTTTAAACAAAGATTCCAAAAATCAAAACAGTCTCCTCTTCATGTTAGGATGGAAATCGCCATCGTGCAGTTCCAAACCTTGTTTCCGAGTGCACTCAAATGGGAATCACATCCTGAAGAGAATTTGTTTTTTGTCTCAGTGATGCATCTATGGAGATTGGCGCCCTTTGTCAAATGGTCCGGGAACCGGCCCTTTTCCCTACCGGCTGAAATGGGAACGGATACTTCGCAATAACCGTTTCCGAATGCTCCTGGCGGCTTACACACTCTCCCAGTTCAGCGAGGGAATGACACAGACCTCCCTCACATGGATTGCCTTCCGTTCTTCCCATAATCATATCGGACTGGTTGCGACAATCGGTCTTCTTCAGACTCTGATCCCCTTTTTCATCATCCTTCCGGCCGGTTATCTTGCGGACCGGTTTCCGGCCCCCCCCTTGCTGGCGGGGGTCAATCTCTTTAAAGGGGCCACATACGCGCTGATCCCTCTTATTTCTCTTTTGGAGCCAATATCCAGAACTTCGATCCTTTCCATCGTCGTCCTAACAGCCGTTTTGTCCTCTTTCTTTATTCCGGCTTTCGGTGCCATGCTCCCTTCCCTTGTACCTGCAGACGGGATCAAGAAAGCCAACGGATGGATTCTGATATTCGGTCAGGGAGGTTATCTGTTAGGTCCACTCACGGCAGGAATCCTTCTCTTCCATCTTGAAGCACCCTGGCTCATTCTGATCTCCGGATCCTGTTTTGCCCTGTCGGCTGTCCTGATGATTCTGGTCCCTTCTCTTCCCGCAGGACAACTCTACGGCCAGACTCCTGTAAGTACACCGTCAAAAATGCATTGGTCCGCTGTCAAGAAAGACCTCACCCAGATTCTCCTCCTGTTTCGGCAACGGCCCAATATGATACTCGCCATCCTGACACTTGGCGTCTATGGAATAGTAAACGCTCCCCTCCCTGTTCTTTTCCCCCTGATGGCCACGGAAGTCTTCCGGATGAACAAAGGGTTTTACACCATTCTCGCTGGTAGTTATTTTTCGGGAGCTTTTTTGGCCGGACTGACGATCATCCGGCTTTCGGGAACGCCTCCACTGAAACTGATCGCGGGAGGGCTTGGCCTCGCGGGTCTTTCCCTGACTGCGGTCTCCCTGACGTCGTCCTTCTGGATAGGACCGCTGGCCTTCGTCCTGAGCGGAGCGGGTCTGGCCATGATCCAGCCTCTGGTCAACGAATGGCTCCAAAAAGAGGTGCCCCGTCCACTTTTGGGACTCGCCTTCTCTTTGACCTGGCTCCTTTTTCTGATGGCCAGTCTCACCGGAATCCGCGGAGGCTCTTTTCTTGCTGAAAAAGTCGGCCTTCACCCGTTGATGGCCGGCACAGGCACAGGCCTTTTCATTCTCAGCGGAGTGTTACTCCTCTCCACATATTTATTAAAGAGTGTTTCCAAAAGAAACAATTGATACATCCTCCTTCCAGACCTGTCGATAAAAACAACGACCAAATCCTTCTTGTCTTAAGTTTTTTATCTTTTACTCTCTTAAGCATGAAACTTGCTGAGAAATGTCCGGAAACAACGAAACGTTGAACACTCCTAATAAGGGGAACGACACGTGAATGAATCACTCGCGCTGATCAGGGAAAAAAACTTCGGGCTCCTTCTCGGTGGTCAACTGATTTCCCAGATCGGTGAAAACCTGAACCGGGTCGCTCTTTTATGGTTTGTTTACAAACTGACGAACAGTCCGGGAGCCGTTGCAACGATCGGGATCCTTCAAACGCTTCCTCCGCTTCTTTTTGGGTGGTTGACGGGCGTTGCACTGGATCGTTCCTCTAAAAAATCTGTCATGCTCGGCCTTGACACAACCCGGGGACTCATTGTTCTCCTGATTCCCATTTTATATTACTTTCATTGGCTCTCCCTTCCGGTTCTCGATGTTCTGGTCTTTCTCATCGCCGTTACTTCGGGCATTTTTGGACCCGCCCTCTATGCCAGCATTCCGGAAATCGTTCCTCCGGACAAAACCATTGCCGGCAATGCCATGATGCAGACCGTCGGACAAATTGGAATGCTTCTTGGACCGATTCTGGGTGGGGTTCTGGTCTCTTTCTGGAACCCGACCGTTGTGATGGCCATCAACGGACTCACTTTTCTCATTTCCGCGATTTTTCTGATCTTTATCCATATCCGTTGGACCCCTCCGACAACCCCTCTGTCTCCAGGACTTTTTTTCCGGGAAACGGCCGAAGGATTCAAGGTTGTTTTTGGGAAACAACACAATTTTCTCCCTCTTTTTCTTGTCATGACCTTCTATGGATTGATTACCGGTCCACTGAACATTCTCCTTCCGATATATGCAAAAAACAGCCTTCATGAAGGGTCGGGAGCCTTCGGCCTTTTGATCTCTGCCCTCGGAGTCGGAATGCTTCTTTCATCCTTGCTCCTCTCTCTTTACTCCCCCCGTTCCATGGGTGTCTGTATCCGGAATGCATTCATGCTCGCTGGACTTTTGCTCGGCGGACTCTCGGTCACACACTCCCTTCCGCTAGCCATCATTCTCCTGGCCGCTGCCGGCATGGGACTTTCCGTCACAAACCCGCTGATTCATACCATCGTCCAGAAAAAAACCTCACCAGAACTTCTGGGGAGAACATTTTCCACCATCAGTCTCGGGTTCCTTTCCGGACTTATCCTTGGAATGGCCTGCCTCCCCTTTCTCCTGAACTCAATCGGACCTTCCCGAACCGTTCTGGTCATGGGAATTGTCCTCTTTTCCGGAGCAATTGTGGTATCGGCACCGCTGATGCGTTCGGAAAAGCAATTGCCAACGGACAATGAGAGCACCCGGAATCTGATCGGCCTTCAACAGTTTTCTCCGGTTGAAGTGCGGGAGGATTAACCATGAAGATCGCCATCATCTCGACTCCTTTTGTTTCCGTTCCGCCAAAAAAGTATGGCGGAACAGAGCTTTTTCTTTATCACCTCTCAGAAAAGCTCATCGATCGAGGTCATTCTGTGACTCTCTTTGCAACAGGAGATTCGAAAACAAGGGCCGAGCTTGAATTTCTCTATACGGAAGGACGCTGGCCGATCAATCCGATGGATGAACTGACGCATCTTTCTTTTGCCTTCAAGCGAATCCGGGAACACGGCGACATTGACATCATTCATCTGAATTCACCCTATGCCCTTCCGTTTGCAGACATGATCGATGTTCCTGCTGTTGTCACTCTCCACCACACCAAAACCCCCGACTTTTCTCTGACATATCAGCAATACCCAAAGTATCATTACGCGTCCATCAGCTACTCCCAAAAGAGCCAGGAAGTTGAACTTCCCAATTTTTCAGTCATTCATCATGGTCTGGATCCCAATAGCTACCCCCCTTCCAACCGCCCTGAAAACTATGTCGCTTTCCTAGGACGGCTCGCCCCGGAAAAAGGGCCAGACTCGGCCATCCGGGCAGCTGAAATGGCCGGCGTACCGATTCAGATGGCCGGTGCCGTTCACTGGTTGGATACATCGTTCTATACACGTCAATTAAGACCCTTGCTTTCTCTTCCGCATGTTCGATGGATTGGAGAAGCGGACCATATCCAGAAAGTTTCTCTTCTGCAGGGTGCAAAAGCCCTCCTTTTCCCGATTCGCTGGTCGGAACCTTTTGGTCTTGTCATGATTGAATCCATGTTATGCGGGACCCCGGTCATCGCCTTCCGAAGAGGCTCTGTCCCTGAGATCGTTGAAGAAAATGTGACCGGATTTCTCGTCGATACAGAAAAAGAAATGGCCGAAGTGATTCGAACAAAGCTGGACACGTTTGATCGGGAAGCTTGCCGAAAAGCTGCCATTCGTCGATTTTCTATTTCTGTTATGGTCGATCAGTACGAACTCTTATACCAGGATGTAGTCAGAAAATGGCGGGATGCCAAATCCTTTTCTTCGCATGAACCCTTTATGGATGAGCCTTCACTGGCTGGATCGGCCTGAGCGAATAAGCGCAGGCAAGTGACAGAAAGGAACATCTCATGAATCAGGGAACACTCTCCTCCAGACAGAACCGGATTTCTTCCGTACAAAAAACATCTGTGCGAACCATTGAAAGCATCCGTTCCATCAGTCGGAGCCTCTTGGGAAATTCTCCGGTTTGTATCGTCACAAACCGGGAGCCTATCGTCTATACCGAAAATCAGGACTTTAAAAGACCCGCCGGTGGAGTGAGCCAAGCCCTCCACGCCCTTCTTGAACGGATGGGCGGAATCTGGATTGCAGCAAAAGATTCTTCTGGTCCGGATACACTCATGGTTCCTTCCGAAAAAGGTCCGGGATATCTTCTCGAAAGAGTCAATATTCCCTCCTCTCTCAAGAAACCTTTCTATGACGGATATTCCAACGGAACCCTCTGGCCCCTGTTTCATGGGAACAGGGATCAATTTTTCCATGATCCCGGAGAATTCATCCAGTACGATCGGGTTAACCAGATTTTTGCAAAAAAAGTCATGGACACCTTTCGAAAAGAGCGCCCGGGACTTGTCTGGATTCACGATTACCAGCTAACGCGTGTCGCACACTGGATCCGACGGGAATCGACTGAAAACACCCTTCCTCCATTAGCATTTTTTTGCCATATTCCATGGCCAAACCCTGCAGATTTTATGCTATTACCGGAATGGCAATCCGTCCTTGAGGGTCTTCTTTCCCACGATATCATCGGATTCCAGACCCCCTTGCACCTTGATTTGTTCCTTAAGACTGTATCAACCCTTCTGCCGGAAGCAGCGATCCTTCAGAACAATGTTATCCGATGGAACGGTCGCCCCATCCATGTTGCCGTCATGCCGGTCGGAGTTGATCCCCAATATTTCAGACGGATGGCCGACCAGAAGGAGAATCATGATGCGGCCATCTCGTTTTTGGAAAAGGAGGGAATTCCATCAAACATTCCGTTTGTCATCTCTGTTGACCGCATGGATTATACAAAAGGGCTGACAGAACGGATTGAAATTCTGGATCGTTTTTTTACAATCTATCCTGCATGGAAAGAGAAGATTTCTTTTGTCCAGATTGCCGTTCCTACACGCTCCGGACAAAAAATGTACAAAAAATATCAGTCCAATCTTCGTGACCGCATCACAAGCTTCAACCAGAAATGGATGACACCCAATTGGCGCCCTCTGTATTCCGTGGAAACAACACTTCCTCAAACACAACTTGCGGCACTTTACAAAATGTCTTCGGGTGCCTTGATCACATCCACGAATGATGGAATGAACCTGGTTGCCCAGGAATTTCTCTCTTGTCAGGGGAACGGGAGCGGCGTTCTTTTTTTGAGCCGGCATACAGGATCTGCCTTTATGCTGAGGGATGCTGTTCAGATTGATCCTTTTCACCCCGTCTTTTCAGCTCGTCAACTGAATACCGGTTTGTCTGACTCTGTGGGAAAAAGAATCCAGCGGAACAAAATTCTCTTGCGTCAGATCGAACAAATGAATCTCTATGGGTGGGTT from Leptospirillum ferriphilum harbors:
- a CDS encoding glycosyltransferase family 4 protein is translated as MKIAIISTPFVSVPPKKYGGTELFLYHLSEKLIDRGHSVTLFATGDSKTRAELEFLYTEGRWPINPMDELTHLSFAFKRIREHGDIDIIHLNSPYALPFADMIDVPAVVTLHHTKTPDFSLTYQQYPKYHYASISYSQKSQEVELPNFSVIHHGLDPNSYPPSNRPENYVAFLGRLAPEKGPDSAIRAAEMAGVPIQMAGAVHWLDTSFYTRQLRPLLSLPHVRWIGEADHIQKVSLLQGAKALLFPIRWSEPFGLVMIESMLCGTPVIAFRRGSVPEIVEENVTGFLVDTEKEMAEVIRTKLDTFDREACRKAAIRRFSISVMVDQYELLYQDVVRKWRDAKSFSSHEPFMDEPSLAGSA
- a CDS encoding MFS transporter — protein: MSNGPGTGPFPYRLKWERILRNNRFRMLLAAYTLSQFSEGMTQTSLTWIAFRSSHNHIGLVATIGLLQTLIPFFIILPAGYLADRFPAPPLLAGVNLFKGATYALIPLISLLEPISRTSILSIVVLTAVLSSFFIPAFGAMLPSLVPADGIKKANGWILIFGQGGYLLGPLTAGILLFHLEAPWLILISGSCFALSAVLMILVPSLPAGQLYGQTPVSTPSKMHWSAVKKDLTQILLLFRQRPNMILAILTLGVYGIVNAPLPVLFPLMATEVFRMNKGFYTILAGSYFSGAFLAGLTIIRLSGTPPLKLIAGGLGLAGLSLTAVSLTSSFWIGPLAFVLSGAGLAMIQPLVNEWLQKEVPRPLLGLAFSLTWLLFLMASLTGIRGGSFLAEKVGLHPLMAGTGTGLFILSGVLLLSTYLLKSVSKRNN
- the rfaD gene encoding ADP-glyceromanno-heptose 6-epimerase, which produces MRYLVTGGAGFVGSNIVLRLEKDRHDVTVIDDMSSGTFKNLVSFRGDFHCGDIASMDLVSLFHNRPPFDAIIHEASITDTTVSDQRQMIWRNVEGFRNILSYAARYSCRIVYASSAAVYGNNASPQSEDQSPNPLNVYGFSKMIMDNMARKAAREFSRPVIGLRYFNVFGPGEGHKGKFASMIYQLYLQMREGKNPRIFKWGEQGRDHVYVKDVVEANILALSAESSGIVNVGTGVETSFNDIVETLNRALKLQMTPDYFDNPYDFYQNHTRASIDGARVLLGYVPRFTVSEGIMDYVQYLEL
- a CDS encoding MFS transporter, whose product is MNESLALIREKNFGLLLGGQLISQIGENLNRVALLWFVYKLTNSPGAVATIGILQTLPPLLFGWLTGVALDRSSKKSVMLGLDTTRGLIVLLIPILYYFHWLSLPVLDVLVFLIAVTSGIFGPALYASIPEIVPPDKTIAGNAMMQTVGQIGMLLGPILGGVLVSFWNPTVVMAINGLTFLISAIFLIFIHIRWTPPTTPLSPGLFFRETAEGFKVVFGKQHNFLPLFLVMTFYGLITGPLNILLPIYAKNSLHEGSGAFGLLISALGVGMLLSSLLLSLYSPRSMGVCIRNAFMLAGLLLGGLSVTHSLPLAIILLAAAGMGLSVTNPLIHTIVQKKTSPELLGRTFSTISLGFLSGLILGMACLPFLLNSIGPSRTVLVMGIVLFSGAIVVSAPLMRSEKQLPTDNESTRNLIGLQQFSPVEVRED
- a CDS encoding trehalose-6-phosphate synthase, which gives rise to MNQGTLSSRQNRISSVQKTSVRTIESIRSISRSLLGNSPVCIVTNREPIVYTENQDFKRPAGGVSQALHALLERMGGIWIAAKDSSGPDTLMVPSEKGPGYLLERVNIPSSLKKPFYDGYSNGTLWPLFHGNRDQFFHDPGEFIQYDRVNQIFAKKVMDTFRKERPGLVWIHDYQLTRVAHWIRRESTENTLPPLAFFCHIPWPNPADFMLLPEWQSVLEGLLSHDIIGFQTPLHLDLFLKTVSTLLPEAAILQNNVIRWNGRPIHVAVMPVGVDPQYFRRMADQKENHDAAISFLEKEGIPSNIPFVISVDRMDYTKGLTERIEILDRFFTIYPAWKEKISFVQIAVPTRSGQKMYKKYQSNLRDRITSFNQKWMTPNWRPLYSVETTLPQTQLAALYKMSSGALITSTNDGMNLVAQEFLSCQGNGSGVLFLSRHTGSAFMLRDAVQIDPFHPVFSARQLNTGLSDSVGKRIQRNKILLRQIEQMNLYGWVYRLFENL